The following proteins are co-located in the Robbsia betulipollinis genome:
- a CDS encoding LysR family transcriptional regulator: MFSRITQRQLEYFVASGEAGSISAASERIHVSSPSISAAIAHMEAELGIQLFIRHHAQGISLTAVGRQVLQEAKLILEQTLNLYTIAANSLNMVRGTLRVGCLESLAPMITPELVFGFGRAFPGVRVTQIEGNHEELLEKLRGAEIDIALTYDLASSDDIHFEPLAQLPPYVMVGASHPLADVSAVSLQELDAEPMILLDIPWSREYFLSLFMHTGVTPNIVMRSTNLETIRSMVANGIGYSIANARPKANLSLDGKRLVRIRLAGALRPMQLGVSVARTVRESRVVAAFTERCRMFVSDQYIPGMAAPSFFDPHAVRPPLDAA; encoded by the coding sequence ATGTTTAGCCGTATCACCCAGCGCCAGCTGGAATATTTCGTGGCGTCCGGCGAGGCCGGGAGCATCAGTGCGGCATCCGAACGCATTCATGTATCGTCCCCCTCCATCTCCGCGGCCATCGCGCACATGGAGGCGGAGCTGGGGATACAGCTGTTCATTCGCCATCATGCCCAGGGCATATCGCTCACCGCGGTCGGACGCCAGGTGTTGCAGGAAGCGAAGCTGATTCTCGAACAGACGCTCAACCTGTATACGATCGCCGCGAATTCCCTGAACATGGTCCGCGGAACCTTGCGTGTCGGCTGCCTCGAATCGCTGGCGCCCATGATCACGCCGGAACTGGTCTTCGGTTTCGGCCGCGCGTTTCCCGGCGTGCGGGTCACGCAGATCGAAGGCAACCACGAGGAATTGCTCGAAAAACTGCGCGGCGCCGAAATCGATATTGCCCTGACCTACGATCTGGCGAGCAGCGACGACATCCACTTCGAGCCGCTCGCACAGCTTCCCCCCTATGTCATGGTGGGCGCCTCGCACCCGCTGGCGGACGTCTCGGCGGTCAGTCTGCAGGAGCTCGACGCCGAACCCATGATACTGCTCGACATTCCCTGGAGCCGGGAGTATTTCCTCAGCCTGTTCATGCATACGGGCGTGACGCCGAATATCGTCATGCGCTCGACCAACCTGGAAACGATACGTTCCATGGTCGCCAATGGCATCGGGTACTCCATCGCCAACGCCAGGCCCAAGGCCAATCTTTCGCTGGACGGAAAACGGTTGGTCAGGATTCGTCTCGCCGGCGCGCTTCGGCCGATGCAACTGGGCGTGTCCGTCGCCCGTACCGTCCGCGAGTCGCGCGTGGTGGCGGCATTCACCGAGCGTTGCCGGATGTTCGTTTCCGATCAATACATACCCGGCATGGCCGCGCCCAGCTTCTTCGATCCGCATGCCGTGCGTCCGCCCCTGGACGCGGCGTGA
- a CDS encoding type II 3-dehydroquinate dehydratase, giving the protein MPHTVFFLNGPNANLYGRDKGGAYGHDSFASIEARCQRHAAGLGLALAFRQSNHEGVLVDWIQEARSQADAIVINAAGLTYTSIAILDALLSFDGPIIEAHMSNIWKRESFRHHSFVSKAATGVIAGLGASGYCLALSALAELLEA; this is encoded by the coding sequence ATGCCCCATACCGTATTTTTTCTCAACGGCCCCAACGCCAATCTGTATGGGCGGGACAAGGGCGGCGCCTACGGCCACGACAGCTTCGCCAGCATCGAAGCACGCTGTCAGCGTCACGCGGCCGGGCTGGGGCTGGCACTGGCATTCCGGCAGAGCAATCACGAAGGGGTGCTGGTCGACTGGATCCAGGAAGCGCGCTCGCAGGCCGACGCCATCGTCATCAACGCGGCCGGCCTCACCTATACCTCGATCGCCATCCTCGATGCCCTGCTCTCGTTCGACGGCCCGATCATCGAGGCGCACATGAGCAATATCTGGAAACGCGAAAGCTTTCGCCACCATTCCTTCGTGTCCAAGGCCGCCACCGGCGTCATCGCCGGTCTGGGCGCATCGGGCTATTGCCTGGCGTTGAGCGCCCTGGCCGAACTGCTGGAAGCCTGA
- a CDS encoding amino acid ABC transporter permease/ATP-binding protein, producing MTFNWQYMFGLLGYAEFWRASSLVIQLSFLTWVVSIGLGFFLALAKQSDNPLVNLPARAYIWLFRSLPLLVLLIFVYNLPQAFPATSVVLADPFRAGLLAMVLSETAYIAEIHRGGLLSVSKGQREAARALGLGFLGVQWRVIVPQALRVALPSLANEYISIVKLTSLVSVISLAEILMVGQRLYSQNFLVMETMAAVAIYYVLIVTVIDFLLKRLERFLDVNRRNVSRVPDAAVLALATQPRIVPARAAAAEPHGPALQAIRLHKAYNDVEVLGAVDLQIRTGEVVSVIGPSGSGKTTLIRLLNGLERIDNGEIRINGQPFIHLSRQGANKPLYVEHAEHRLNIGMVFQSFNLFPHLSVLDNLLMAPRYHRAGSRQALQQQAYALLHKVGMLDHAWKYPHQLSGGQQQRVAIARALMMRPQIMLFDEPTSALDPEKVNEVLQVIEQLARDGITMVIVTHEMNFAFKVSDRIVFMEKGRVVCDDTPRMLRSGRHPRVEAFLKDVSMA from the coding sequence ATGACATTCAACTGGCAATACATGTTTGGCTTGCTGGGCTATGCCGAGTTCTGGCGTGCCTCGTCGCTGGTCATCCAACTCAGTTTTCTGACGTGGGTAGTGAGCATCGGGCTGGGGTTTTTTCTGGCGCTTGCCAAACAGTCGGACAATCCGCTCGTCAATCTGCCCGCGCGTGCCTATATCTGGTTGTTCCGCAGTCTGCCGCTGCTCGTCCTGCTCATATTCGTCTACAACCTGCCACAGGCGTTTCCCGCCACCTCGGTGGTGCTGGCGGACCCGTTCCGGGCCGGTTTGCTCGCCATGGTGCTGAGCGAAACCGCGTACATCGCGGAAATTCATCGCGGCGGCCTGTTGTCGGTATCGAAGGGTCAGCGGGAAGCGGCGCGGGCCCTGGGATTGGGATTCCTGGGCGTTCAATGGCGCGTGATCGTTCCCCAGGCACTCAGGGTGGCGCTGCCGTCGCTGGCGAACGAATACATTTCCATCGTCAAGCTCACCTCGCTGGTATCGGTGATCTCGCTCGCCGAAATTCTGATGGTGGGTCAACGGCTCTACTCCCAGAACTTCCTGGTGATGGAGACCATGGCGGCGGTGGCGATATATTACGTGCTGATCGTCACCGTGATCGACTTCCTGTTGAAACGTCTGGAGCGCTTTCTGGACGTCAACCGGCGCAATGTGTCGCGGGTTCCGGATGCCGCCGTGCTGGCACTGGCGACGCAGCCGCGTATCGTGCCGGCGCGCGCGGCCGCCGCCGAACCGCATGGGCCGGCACTGCAGGCCATCCGGCTGCACAAAGCCTACAACGATGTCGAGGTACTGGGCGCGGTCGATCTGCAGATCCGGACCGGCGAGGTCGTGTCGGTGATCGGACCCTCCGGTTCCGGCAAGACCACGCTGATTCGCCTGCTCAACGGGCTCGAACGGATCGATAACGGGGAAATCCGCATCAATGGTCAACCGTTCATCCATCTGAGCCGGCAGGGGGCGAACAAACCGCTCTACGTCGAGCATGCCGAGCACCGCTTGAACATCGGCATGGTCTTTCAAAGCTTCAATCTCTTTCCGCATCTGAGCGTGCTCGACAATTTGCTGATGGCGCCCCGATACCATCGGGCGGGGTCCCGACAGGCGCTGCAACAGCAGGCCTACGCCCTGCTGCACAAAGTCGGCATGCTCGATCATGCCTGGAAATATCCCCATCAGCTGTCCGGGGGCCAGCAGCAGCGCGTCGCCATCGCCCGTGCCCTGATGATGCGTCCGCAGATCATGCTGTTCGACGAACCCACCTCGGCGCTGGATCCCGAAAAAGTGAACGAGGTGTTGCAGGTCATCGAACAACTCGCGCGGGACGGCATCACCATGGTGATCGTGACCCACGAAATGAACTTCGCTTTCAAGGTATCGGACCGCATCGTGTTCATGGAGAAGGGCCGCGTGGTCTGCGACGACACGCCTCGCATGTTGCGTAGCGGCCGTCATCCCCGCGTGGAAGCCTTCCTCAAGGATGTCTCGATGGCATGA
- the kdpC gene encoding potassium-transporting ATPase subunit KdpC: MKNTLRPVLVLFAALVGVTGVAYPAFVTAFARVAFPDQAGGSLITRQGKVVGSRLIGQQFDAPYYFWGRLSATAPNPYNASASGGSNLGPTNPALVDAIKGRIAALRAADSRDAAPGRAGPGQADPAPIPVDLVTSSASGLDPEISPAAALYQMPRVARARGLAPERVRALIAEQTQGRQLGVLGEPRVNVLALNLALDAAQPGFRAASPPDSLPGH; the protein is encoded by the coding sequence ATGAAAAACACACTTCGTCCCGTACTGGTTCTCTTCGCCGCCCTCGTCGGCGTGACGGGAGTGGCCTACCCGGCGTTCGTCACCGCGTTCGCCCGGGTCGCGTTCCCCGACCAGGCCGGCGGCAGTCTGATCACGCGGCAGGGCAAGGTGGTCGGTTCCCGGCTCATCGGTCAGCAGTTCGACGCGCCGTATTATTTCTGGGGACGGCTGTCGGCGACGGCGCCGAACCCGTACAATGCGAGCGCGTCGGGCGGTTCGAACCTGGGTCCGACCAACCCGGCGCTGGTCGACGCGATCAAGGGCCGGATCGCCGCGCTGCGCGCCGCCGATTCACGCGACGCCGCGCCCGGTCGGGCCGGACCGGGCCAGGCCGACCCAGCGCCGATACCCGTGGACCTGGTGACGTCGTCGGCCAGCGGCCTGGATCCCGAAATCAGCCCGGCCGCGGCCCTTTACCAGATGCCGCGCGTGGCCCGGGCACGCGGTCTGGCGCCGGAGCGGGTCCGCGCGCTGATCGCCGAGCAGACCCAGGGCCGGCAGTTGGGGGTGCTCGGCGAGCCGCGCGTGAACGTATTGGCACTGAACCTCGCGCTCGATGCCGCCCAGCCCGGCTTCCGAGCCGCCTCGCCACCTGATTCCCTGCCAGGTCATTGA
- a CDS encoding DUF4118 domain-containing protein produces the protein MERPDPDALLDRLQRDEEKRRRGRLKVFFGASAGVGKTFAMLQAGRRRVQEGEDVVIGVVETHGREETRALLDGLETVPLRDVVHRGRAFPEFDLDAALARRPGLILMDELAHSNVAGTRHAKRWQDVHELLDAGIDVHTTVNVQHLESLNDIVGQITGVRVRETVPDRVFDLADEVSLIDLSAEELLERLRDGKVYLPQQAARAVDHFFRKGNLIALRELALRRTADRVDAQMREYRADRSIERLWQARERLVVCIGPGTESAMLVRSASRLAASLKADWLAVYVETPALQRLPDALRKRTLDALKLAAELGAETVTLEGADAAATLVAYARMRNVSRLVAGKPTRRRWARLLKPPFADQLAAVAGDFDLTSIADPRADGVPRPAQRPTLFATVAAGEPRPGWRAYAAASLIAAAVSALAGAVSDHMDLANLVMLYLLGVVFAAFRLGRGPGVYLSFLSVAAFDFFFVQPRMSFAISDTQYLLTFAVMLITSLSISHLTSRLRHQARGASRRERRTAAMYAMVRELGAALTDAQIIEIATRHISEVFGARMAILLPDSAERVRPKLEEPDPATALPPDALRPDVAQWVYDKQQAAGFGTDTLPASAAYYLPLKAPMRTRGVLALITARPDELALPEQQRLIDTFAAQIALALERVHYVEISRDALVGMESERLRNALLATISHDLRTPLTGIVGLAAVLSGGLQRADVPGAQSVELAEAIHDEALHMVSLVNNLLDMARLQAGGVRLDRQWSMLEEVVGAALAVCRRVLGSRAVTVRMPTDLPLVKLDAVLMERLLVNVLENACKYAHPGTALAIDAATVREPDGTFLKITIDDLGPGLTPGSEAAIFEKFARGEKESAQPGVGLGLAICRAIIEAHGGRIGARNRRDGGGQVVGASFWLTLPANEAPPEGAPPEMPEDDPQPPTLDHAP, from the coding sequence ATGGAACGGCCCGACCCCGACGCACTGCTCGATCGCCTCCAGCGCGACGAAGAGAAACGCCGGCGCGGGCGGCTCAAGGTGTTCTTCGGCGCGTCGGCCGGCGTCGGCAAGACTTTCGCGATGCTGCAGGCGGGCCGCCGTCGTGTGCAGGAGGGCGAGGACGTCGTCATCGGCGTGGTCGAGACGCATGGCCGCGAGGAAACGCGCGCGCTGCTGGACGGCCTGGAAACCGTGCCGCTGCGGGACGTGGTCCACCGCGGCCGGGCCTTCCCCGAATTCGACCTGGACGCGGCGCTGGCGCGGCGGCCCGGCCTGATCCTGATGGACGAACTCGCGCATTCGAACGTCGCCGGCACGCGGCACGCCAAGCGCTGGCAGGACGTGCACGAATTGCTGGACGCGGGCATCGATGTGCATACGACGGTCAACGTCCAGCACCTCGAAAGCCTGAACGACATCGTCGGCCAGATCACCGGCGTGCGCGTACGCGAGACCGTACCGGACCGCGTCTTCGATCTAGCCGACGAAGTCTCGCTGATCGATCTGTCCGCGGAGGAGTTGCTCGAACGGCTGCGGGACGGCAAGGTCTATCTGCCGCAGCAGGCCGCGCGGGCGGTCGATCACTTCTTCCGCAAGGGCAACCTGATCGCGCTGCGCGAACTCGCGCTGCGGCGTACTGCCGATCGCGTCGATGCGCAGATGCGCGAATACCGGGCGGACCGATCCATCGAGCGCCTCTGGCAGGCACGCGAGCGGCTGGTCGTCTGTATCGGTCCGGGCACGGAGAGCGCGATGCTCGTGCGGTCCGCGTCCCGGCTGGCGGCCAGTCTGAAGGCGGACTGGCTGGCGGTCTATGTGGAGACCCCGGCGCTGCAGCGCCTGCCGGACGCATTGCGCAAACGCACGCTCGACGCGCTGAAGCTCGCCGCCGAACTCGGGGCCGAGACCGTCACGCTGGAAGGCGCGGACGCGGCCGCGACGCTCGTCGCCTATGCGCGCATGCGCAATGTCTCGCGACTGGTCGCGGGAAAACCGACGCGCCGCCGCTGGGCGAGGCTGCTCAAACCGCCCTTCGCCGACCAGCTGGCGGCGGTGGCGGGCGACTTCGATCTGACCTCGATCGCCGATCCGCGTGCCGATGGCGTGCCGCGTCCCGCCCAACGCCCGACCCTGTTCGCCACCGTCGCGGCGGGCGAGCCGCGTCCCGGATGGCGGGCCTACGCCGCCGCCAGCCTGATCGCCGCGGCGGTGTCGGCGCTCGCCGGGGCCGTCTCGGATCACATGGATCTGGCGAACCTCGTGATGCTGTATTTGCTGGGCGTCGTCTTCGCCGCGTTTCGTCTGGGGCGTGGGCCGGGCGTCTATCTGTCGTTCCTGAGCGTGGCGGCGTTCGATTTCTTTTTCGTCCAGCCGCGCATGTCGTTCGCCATCTCCGATACGCAATACCTGCTGACGTTCGCCGTGATGCTGATCACCTCGCTGAGCATCAGTCACCTGACCTCGCGCCTGCGGCATCAGGCGCGCGGCGCCTCCCGGCGCGAGCGCCGGACCGCGGCGATGTACGCGATGGTGCGCGAACTGGGCGCGGCGCTCACCGACGCGCAGATCATCGAGATCGCCACGCGTCACATCAGCGAAGTGTTCGGCGCGCGCATGGCCATCCTCCTGCCCGACAGCGCGGAGCGGGTCCGGCCGAAGCTCGAGGAACCGGACCCCGCGACGGCGTTGCCGCCGGACGCCTTGCGTCCGGACGTTGCGCAATGGGTGTACGACAAGCAACAGGCCGCGGGCTTCGGTACCGACACGCTGCCCGCCAGCGCGGCGTATTATCTGCCGCTCAAGGCGCCGATGCGCACGCGCGGGGTGCTGGCGCTGATCACCGCGCGCCCGGACGAACTGGCGCTGCCCGAACAGCAACGGCTGATCGATACCTTCGCCGCGCAGATCGCGCTGGCGCTCGAACGGGTGCACTACGTGGAAATCTCCCGGGACGCGCTGGTCGGCATGGAGTCGGAGCGTCTGCGCAATGCCCTGCTGGCGACGATTTCCCATGACCTGCGCACGCCGCTCACGGGTATCGTCGGACTGGCGGCGGTGCTGTCCGGGGGGCTTCAGCGGGCGGACGTGCCCGGCGCGCAATCGGTGGAACTGGCGGAGGCGATCCATGACGAAGCGCTGCACATGGTGAGTTTGGTGAACAATCTGCTGGACATGGCGCGTCTGCAGGCGGGGGGCGTGCGGCTGGACCGGCAGTGGTCGATGCTCGAAGAAGTGGTGGGCGCCGCGCTGGCGGTGTGCCGCCGCGTGCTGGGTTCCCGCGCGGTCACGGTGCGCATGCCCACGGACCTGCCGCTCGTGAAACTCGATGCGGTGCTGATGGAACGCCTGCTGGTCAATGTGCTGGAGAACGCCTGCAAATACGCGCATCCCGGCACGGCGCTCGCGATCGATGCCGCAACGGTCCGGGAACCGGACGGGACGTTCCTGAAAATCACGATCGACGATCTGGGCCCGGGCCTGACGCCCGGCTCGGAGGCGGCGATTTTCGAGAAATTCGCGCGCGGCGAGAAGGAATCCGCACAGCCGGGCGTGGGCCTCGGGCTGGCCATCTGCCGTGCGATCATCGAAGCGCACGGCGGGCGGATCGGCGCGCGCAACCGGCGGGATGGCGGGGGACAGGTCGTCGGCGCGAGTTTCTGGTTGACGTTGCCCGCGAACGAAGCGCCGCCCGAAGGCGCGCCGCCGGAAATGCCGGAAGACGACCCCCAACCGCCCACGCTCGACCACGCACCATGA
- a CDS encoding aromatic ring-hydroxylating oxygenase subunit alpha — MTVASALPQDTQDIVRNLQANCERPFDDALAMPPGVYTSAGFLALEQERIFKKEWLCVGRASALPNAGDYLTTTIADQPIVVLRGEDRSIRAMSNVCLHRMSVLLEGRGNVRRIVCPYHAWNYALDGALRAAPLMERQAGFCKAHYRLPQIRTEVWQGWVYVTLNEDAPAVAQQLAELSALIDDYGMASYVETFYEEHTWNTNWKLLAENFMESYHLPMLHRATVGPHSKLEEMECPPGLPAFNYHWITKEASLPIGNAHPDNTRLAGHWRRTTALLAVYPSHFITLTPGYFWYLVLQPVGTDRVHIRFGGGLAPEFIADPQAADHMRALKTLLDDVNAEDRRGVEAVFRGVQAPLARPGHLSHLERPNYDFARYLAARLVT, encoded by the coding sequence ATGACAGTGGCTTCCGCTTTGCCCCAAGACACCCAGGACATCGTACGCAACCTCCAGGCGAACTGCGAACGCCCCTTCGACGATGCGCTGGCCATGCCCCCCGGCGTGTACACCTCCGCGGGATTCCTGGCGCTCGAGCAGGAACGAATCTTTAAAAAGGAATGGCTTTGCGTGGGCCGGGCGAGCGCGCTGCCGAATGCCGGAGACTATCTGACGACGACCATCGCCGATCAGCCGATCGTCGTATTGCGCGGCGAGGATCGGTCGATCCGCGCCATGTCGAACGTCTGCCTGCACCGTATGTCTGTCCTGCTGGAAGGCCGCGGCAATGTCCGGCGCATCGTGTGCCCCTATCACGCGTGGAACTATGCGCTCGATGGCGCGTTGCGCGCCGCACCGCTGATGGAGCGCCAGGCAGGGTTTTGCAAAGCGCACTACCGGCTGCCGCAAATCCGCACGGAAGTCTGGCAGGGGTGGGTCTATGTGACCTTGAACGAAGACGCACCGGCGGTCGCGCAGCAACTGGCCGAGCTCTCGGCCTTGATCGACGACTACGGCATGGCGTCCTACGTGGAGACGTTTTACGAAGAACATACGTGGAACACCAACTGGAAGCTGCTCGCCGAAAACTTCATGGAGAGCTACCACCTGCCCATGCTGCATCGCGCGACCGTCGGTCCGCATTCGAAACTCGAGGAAATGGAATGTCCGCCTGGATTGCCGGCGTTCAACTACCACTGGATCACCAAGGAAGCGTCGCTGCCTATCGGCAACGCGCATCCCGACAACACCCGTCTGGCAGGGCACTGGCGCAGGACGACGGCGTTGCTCGCGGTCTACCCATCCCACTTCATCACGCTGACGCCGGGTTATTTCTGGTATCTCGTATTGCAGCCCGTCGGGACCGACCGCGTCCACATTCGCTTTGGCGGAGGACTGGCGCCCGAGTTCATCGCGGACCCGCAAGCGGCGGACCATATGCGCGCGCTGAAGACGCTGCTCGACGACGTGAACGCCGAAGACAGGCGCGGGGTGGAGGCGGTGTTTCGCGGCGTGCAGGCGCCTCTGGCGCGCCCCGGGCATCTGAGCCATCTCGAGCGGCCGAATTACGATTTCGCACGCTATCTGGCGGCGCGGCTGGTCACGTGA
- a CDS encoding flavin-containing monooxygenase: protein MSVEEINTLVVGAGQAGIAMSEHLSLMDVPHIVLERHRIAERWRSERWDSLVANGPAWHDRFPGMQFDDMSPDSFPAKERMAAYFEGYAEMLKAPVRTGVDVQRVERLAGRRGFAVTTSAGVIHAANVVAATGPFHTPAIPGIVAGHIRVEQLHSSAYKHPGQLAAGAVLVVGAGASGSQIAEELCRAGKTVYLSVGEHYRPPRAYRGRDYCWWLGALGLWDEVRITPKKKHVAFAVSGYDGGKTIDFRRLAQAGITLVGLTQACHDGVMTFAPGLAANVAEGDRAYFDVLREADAYIARNGLPFPPEPDAWTLLPDPDCLTDPILALDLEEAGIATILWATGFQFDFSWLHVNAFDARGEPFHKRGISAESGIYFLGLPNLVNRASSFIYGVWHDAKFIADHITLQNAYLSYGKP, encoded by the coding sequence ATGTCAGTAGAAGAAATCAACACCCTGGTCGTCGGCGCCGGTCAGGCGGGTATCGCGATGAGCGAGCATCTCTCGCTCATGGACGTTCCGCATATCGTGCTGGAACGCCACCGCATCGCGGAACGCTGGCGCTCCGAGCGCTGGGATTCCCTGGTAGCGAACGGCCCCGCGTGGCACGACCGCTTTCCCGGCATGCAATTCGACGACATGTCGCCCGACAGCTTTCCGGCGAAGGAACGCATGGCCGCCTACTTCGAGGGCTATGCCGAGATGCTGAAGGCACCGGTTCGCACGGGCGTGGACGTGCAGCGCGTGGAACGTCTGGCGGGGCGCCGGGGTTTCGCGGTGACGACGTCGGCCGGGGTCATCCACGCAGCCAACGTCGTGGCGGCCACCGGCCCCTTTCATACGCCGGCGATCCCGGGCATCGTTGCCGGCCATATCCGGGTGGAACAGCTCCACTCGTCGGCGTACAAACATCCGGGACAGCTCGCCGCAGGCGCCGTACTGGTGGTCGGCGCGGGCGCCTCGGGCTCGCAGATCGCCGAGGAATTGTGCCGGGCGGGGAAAACGGTGTACCTGTCCGTCGGCGAGCATTACCGCCCTCCCCGCGCGTATCGCGGTCGCGATTACTGCTGGTGGCTGGGGGCGCTGGGCCTGTGGGACGAAGTCAGGATCACGCCGAAGAAGAAGCACGTCGCCTTCGCCGTCAGCGGCTACGACGGGGGCAAGACCATCGACTTTCGCCGCCTGGCACAGGCGGGGATCACCCTGGTGGGCCTGACGCAGGCCTGCCACGACGGGGTCATGACGTTCGCGCCCGGCCTGGCCGCCAATGTCGCCGAAGGAGACCGGGCATACTTCGACGTGCTGCGCGAGGCGGACGCCTATATCGCGCGAAATGGGCTGCCGTTTCCGCCGGAGCCCGACGCCTGGACGCTGCTGCCCGATCCCGACTGTCTTACAGATCCGATTCTCGCTCTGGATCTGGAGGAAGCCGGCATCGCCACGATTCTCTGGGCGACCGGCTTCCAGTTCGATTTCAGCTGGCTGCACGTGAACGCGTTCGACGCGCGCGGCGAACCGTTTCATAAACGCGGTATCTCGGCGGAAAGCGGCATCTATTTTCTCGGTTTGCCAAACCTGGTCAACCGGGCGTCTTCTTTCATTTACGGGGTCTGGCACGATGCGAAATTCATCGCCGACCATATCACCCTGCAGAACGCGTACCTGTCCTACGGGAAACCTTGA
- a CDS encoding response regulator, with the protein MTKPSISVVLIEDDKQIRRFVRTELALRDMTVTEATTGREGLQAAATRKPDLLIVDLGLPDIDGLDVIRQIRTWADMPLIVLSARSREAEKVAAFEAGADDYLTKPFGVGELTARIHALLRRRNRVGEAGAQQVRFGEVVLDLAARSVTRAGRHLHLTPVEFRLLTTLVRNAGRVMTHGQLLTQVWGPAHAEDTHYLRVYMGNLRQKLERDPAQPAHLVTETGVGYRLAGVE; encoded by the coding sequence ATGACCAAGCCATCCATCTCCGTCGTTCTGATCGAGGACGACAAGCAGATTCGGCGTTTCGTCCGCACCGAACTCGCCTTGCGCGACATGACCGTCACCGAGGCGACGACCGGCCGGGAGGGCCTGCAGGCCGCCGCGACGCGCAAGCCGGACCTGCTGATTGTCGATCTGGGACTGCCCGATATCGACGGCCTCGACGTCATTCGCCAGATACGCACCTGGGCCGACATGCCGCTGATCGTCCTCTCCGCGCGCAGCCGGGAGGCCGAGAAGGTTGCCGCGTTCGAGGCCGGCGCCGACGATTACCTGACCAAGCCTTTCGGCGTGGGGGAGCTCACGGCGCGCATTCACGCATTGCTGCGGCGCCGCAACCGCGTCGGCGAGGCCGGCGCCCAGCAGGTGCGCTTTGGCGAGGTCGTGCTCGATCTGGCCGCGCGCAGCGTCACCCGCGCGGGCCGGCATCTGCACCTGACGCCTGTCGAATTTCGTTTGTTGACGACGCTGGTCCGCAACGCGGGCCGCGTGATGACCCACGGCCAGTTGTTGACGCAGGTGTGGGGACCGGCGCACGCGGAGGACACGCATTACCTGCGCGTGTACATGGGCAATCTGCGGCAAAAACTCGAACGCGACCCCGCGCAGCCGGCGCACCTGGTGACCGAGACCGGTGTCGGTTATCGGCTGGCCGGCGTCGAATAG
- a CDS encoding RidA family protein, with product MPTHTRIRMFNTRETYPNQSLDNDLSQAVRAGNTVYLRGQIGTDFDGNLVGLGDPRAQAEQAMKNVRQLLEEAGSDLSHIVKTTTYITDPRYREPVYREVGKWLKGVFPVSTGLVISGLGQPEWLMEIDVIAVIPDAPSPT from the coding sequence ATGCCCACCCATACCCGTATCCGCATGTTCAATACCCGGGAAACCTATCCCAACCAGTCGCTCGACAACGACCTCAGCCAGGCCGTGCGCGCGGGCAATACCGTCTATCTGCGCGGCCAGATCGGCACGGATTTCGATGGCAACCTCGTGGGGCTGGGCGACCCGCGCGCGCAGGCGGAACAGGCCATGAAAAACGTCAGGCAACTGCTCGAGGAAGCGGGCTCCGATCTGTCCCATATCGTCAAGACCACCACTTATATCACAGACCCACGCTACCGCGAGCCGGTCTATCGGGAGGTGGGGAAATGGCTCAAAGGCGTGTTTCCGGTCTCCACCGGCCTCGTCATCTCGGGCCTGGGCCAACCGGAGTGGCTCATGGAAATCGATGTGATCGCCGTCATCCCCGATGCGCCGTCTCCCACGTGA